The Acidobacteriota bacterium genome includes a region encoding these proteins:
- a CDS encoding aldo/keto reductase — protein MRYRKLGRTGFEVSEIGHGLWGMGEWSGGDDRDSAAALQRSVDLGCNFFDTAWAYADGKSDRMLGELLRRNAGKRLYAASKVPPKNGKWPGTARDAYTNVFPAAHVLAHVDLIRRALDRDTIDLLQFHVWDDSWSTHPEFRETVERLKASGAIRAFGLSLNRWEATNGLVAIRSGLVDAVQVIYNIFDQAPEDDLFPLCEQMDVGVIARVPFDEGSLTGTLTLTTRFPSEDWRSKYFSAENLRPTVERVARLKQVLPSAMALPEMALRFILTSPTVSTVIPGMRSTRHVESNLAASEHGPLASELVARLRGHRWDRTPQPWSD, from the coding sequence GTGCGTTACCGCAAGCTAGGGCGGACCGGCTTTGAGGTCAGCGAGATCGGGCACGGCCTGTGGGGCATGGGCGAGTGGAGCGGCGGGGATGACCGCGACTCGGCCGCAGCGCTGCAACGGTCGGTAGACCTGGGCTGCAACTTCTTCGATACCGCGTGGGCATACGCGGACGGCAAGAGCGATCGCATGCTCGGAGAGCTGCTCCGGCGCAATGCTGGAAAGCGCCTATACGCCGCGTCGAAGGTACCACCAAAGAACGGCAAGTGGCCGGGCACCGCTCGTGACGCCTACACCAACGTATTTCCTGCAGCGCACGTGCTCGCGCACGTCGATCTCATCCGGCGAGCTCTGGACCGCGACACCATCGACCTGCTGCAATTCCACGTTTGGGATGACAGCTGGAGCACTCACCCCGAGTTTCGCGAGACCGTCGAGCGGCTGAAGGCGAGCGGCGCGATACGCGCGTTCGGTCTTAGCTTGAACCGGTGGGAAGCTACGAATGGCTTGGTCGCGATCCGAAGCGGCTTGGTCGATGCCGTGCAAGTCATCTATAACATCTTCGACCAGGCGCCCGAGGATGACCTTTTTCCACTCTGCGAGCAGATGGATGTAGGCGTGATCGCGCGCGTGCCCTTCGACGAAGGCAGTTTGACCGGGACGCTCACCCTCACAACCAGGTTCCCCAGCGAGGATTGGAGGTCGAAGTATTTTTCCGCCGAGAATCTGCGGCCCACGGTCGAGCGCGTCGCGAGACTGAAGCAGGTGCTGCCCTCCGCTATGGCCCTGCCGGAGATGGCGTTACGGTTCATCCTCACGTCGCCGACGGTGAGCACCGTGATCCCCGGAATGCGCTCCACGCGCCACGTGGAGTCGAATCTGGCGGCGAGCGAACACGGTCCGCTGGCCTCGGAACTCGTCGCCCGGCTGCGCGGCCATCGCTGGGACCGCACCCCACAACCCTGGTCGGACTAG
- a CDS encoding VWA domain-containing protein, whose amino-acid sequence MQRSLTFALLLAAGLAGAPQLAPQQATEGRYQAETTLVIVDAIVTDRKGHPLTDLTAADFRVYEDGVEQTISAFSPPEAQTPSDRGASSQPKRATPEGGGTMPRFLTVVLDLADNRPDNIKRSCDAVLQYLDKAGAAGTLIAIYYIDRGLHLALPFTADRQQAHAVMARLQRLLGRGQLTGRDRAAVRDEIDELYRAAHPEADYGAVPSAYEHDPNSRAGPREPFAEQYRREIETLRSYLDMQNVFQARDVLVALRSIASAYKDLPGRKNVVLFSEGFRYAPDVVNDLDAVIASADAANVSFYVIDPTGLELGRIGPIRNSQANEIALEGAGDIIGGQTKFDRMRAISNLSDSDQLGDLADRTGGFLVKYSNDLVPAFARILTETRSFYTFAYHPLKTVTDGKFRAIRVEVKRSGLQVRHRKGYWAIPRGRGVMMSPAAAQLLMSVGSGAIRSAFTPGFKASVMLAPDGGNYVTVSVSLPTQMALHKSEDKKPLSVVAVARDQGGHILATYERDWQIALDPKAAANLPASLTLQGQMPLPELQPLIVQAVVRLPDGEYGVVASEVPLPPATASGLQLSSVLLSSELEVVQCAESAEALCIGNMRIRQPAVARFNSAGRLVAVLAASGLTLDPQTKKPHVGAVFSVKQGAKLLGSIPAANMQAVPGPRPDAVWLVAQLPLKGLAAGNYVMEVVTKDLGGNSSSTSSSAFEVEKPKP is encoded by the coding sequence ATGCAGCGGTCCCTTACCTTCGCACTCTTGCTGGCCGCGGGGCTCGCCGGCGCGCCTCAGCTTGCGCCCCAGCAGGCCACGGAAGGCCGTTACCAGGCGGAGACCACCCTGGTAATCGTCGACGCGATCGTGACCGATCGCAAGGGACATCCGTTGACCGATCTGACGGCGGCGGACTTCAGGGTCTACGAAGACGGCGTAGAACAAACCATCTCGGCGTTCTCTCCGCCGGAGGCACAGACGCCGAGCGATCGGGGCGCCTCGTCGCAACCCAAGCGGGCTACGCCTGAAGGCGGGGGAACCATGCCTCGGTTCCTGACCGTGGTGCTCGACCTCGCCGACAACCGGCCCGACAACATCAAGCGCTCCTGCGACGCGGTGTTGCAATACCTCGACAAGGCGGGCGCGGCAGGGACGCTGATCGCGATCTACTATATCGATCGCGGCCTCCATCTCGCGCTTCCCTTCACCGCCGACCGCCAGCAAGCACACGCGGTGATGGCACGTTTGCAAAGGCTGCTGGGCCGGGGACAGCTGACCGGCCGTGACCGCGCCGCCGTCCGCGACGAGATCGACGAGCTTTATCGGGCGGCCCACCCGGAGGCGGACTACGGGGCGGTTCCCAGCGCGTACGAGCACGATCCCAACTCCCGCGCGGGGCCGCGTGAGCCCTTCGCCGAGCAATACCGGCGCGAGATCGAGACGCTGCGCAGCTATCTCGACATGCAAAACGTCTTCCAGGCGCGCGACGTCCTGGTGGCGCTCCGTTCCATCGCCAGCGCCTACAAGGACCTGCCCGGCCGCAAGAACGTGGTGCTGTTCTCCGAGGGTTTCCGCTACGCGCCGGACGTGGTCAACGACCTCGACGCGGTGATAGCCAGCGCTGATGCCGCCAACGTTTCCTTCTATGTGATCGATCCTACCGGACTTGAGTTAGGGCGCATCGGACCGATCCGCAACTCACAGGCCAACGAGATCGCACTGGAGGGGGCTGGCGACATCATCGGCGGCCAGACCAAGTTCGATCGCATGCGCGCCATCAGCAATCTTTCTGATTCCGATCAGCTGGGTGATCTCGCCGACCGCACCGGTGGTTTCCTGGTCAAGTATTCGAATGATCTGGTGCCGGCGTTCGCGCGCATCCTCACCGAGACGCGCAGTTTCTACACCTTCGCATACCATCCGCTGAAGACGGTGACCGACGGCAAGTTCCGCGCCATCCGGGTCGAGGTCAAGCGCTCCGGACTCCAGGTCCGTCACCGCAAAGGCTATTGGGCGATCCCGCGCGGACGTGGGGTCATGATGAGTCCCGCGGCAGCGCAGTTGCTGATGAGTGTTGGAAGTGGCGCCATTCGGTCTGCTTTCACTCCTGGGTTCAAGGCTTCCGTGATGCTCGCGCCGGATGGCGGCAACTACGTCACCGTCTCCGTCTCGTTGCCCACGCAAATGGCGCTGCACAAGTCCGAAGACAAGAAGCCGCTCTCCGTGGTCGCAGTCGCGCGCGATCAAGGCGGTCATATCCTGGCAACCTATGAGCGCGACTGGCAGATCGCGCTAGACCCGAAAGCCGCGGCGAATCTGCCGGCGAGTCTCACCCTTCAAGGACAGATGCCGCTGCCGGAGCTGCAGCCACTCATCGTCCAAGCCGTGGTGCGCCTCCCCGACGGCGAATATGGAGTCGTCGCATCAGAAGTTCCCTTGCCCCCGGCAACCGCCTCCGGTCTGCAGCTCTCCAGCGTGCTGCTGAGCAGCGAGTTGGAGGTGGTGCAATGCGCGGAGAGCGCTGAGGCTCTCTGCATCGGCAACATGCGGATCCGCCAGCCGGCGGTCGCGCGCTTCAACTCTGCCGGCAGGCTGGTCGCCGTCCTGGCGGCGAGCGGCTTGACTCTCGACCCGCAGACGAAGAAGCCTCACGTGGGAGCTGTCTTCAGCGTGAAGCAAGGCGCGAAGCTTCTGGGCTCCATCCCGGCCGCCAACATGCAAGCGGTGCCGGGACCGCGTCCCGACGCTGTCTGGTTGGTGGCCCAGCTGCCGCTGAAGGGCCTCGCAGCGGGCAACTATGTCATGGAAGTCGTCACCAAGGACCTCGGCGGAAACAGTTCCTCCACTTCTTCGAGTGCCTTCGAGGTGGAGAAGCCCAAGCCCTAG
- a CDS encoding CRTAC1 family protein: protein MLRIMALPLRTTCLLALFAGTALAQKSAPAPPPPAQPPIKAGVTTGGEYAPVKDAQSRPITAGGFIDGAPVVFADATVKAGLASFHHRSGGEEKKYILEVPGSGVAIVDYDNDGWPDIYLLNGSTFAAYKGKEAAPKAALFHNNHDGTFTDVTAKAGVANERWGFGVAVGDYDNDGWPDIYVTNFGQSRLYHNNRNGTFTDVADKAGVALKGWYTGATWGDYDGDGRLDLFVAGYVQFDVDHPPDPGSTGVAYSFCQYRGQTVMCGPRGLRGEHDHLFHNNGDGTFSDVSEKAGVSDPSAYYGFAAAFVDLDDDGKPDLVVANDSTPRYVYHNRGDGTFEDISYPSGVALNENGREQASMGLTVGDYDHDGLPDLYVTNFSDDYNTLYKSEGDANFTDVSFPLGIAEPTIPFLGWGTGFLDYDNDGWLDILTANGHVYRGVDRFDWGTTWAQRPLLFHNLAGKRFEVVPPATGSGLAVVIQGRGAAFADLFNDGHVDVIINSLESPPTLLRNVAKNENHWLTLRLVGGPKSPRDAIGAAVFLTAGGMRQRGDVISGGSYASSSDLRVHFGLAAATTVEKLEIRWPSGVRETVKIDAIDRVLTIEEGKGVVGRAK, encoded by the coding sequence ATGCTGAGAATCATGGCCCTGCCCCTACGGACCACATGCCTGCTGGCATTGTTCGCCGGCACCGCCCTGGCGCAGAAGAGCGCGCCGGCGCCGCCGCCGCCGGCGCAACCGCCGATCAAGGCTGGGGTGACGACGGGAGGCGAATATGCGCCGGTGAAGGACGCGCAATCGCGTCCCATCACGGCGGGTGGTTTCATCGACGGCGCGCCCGTCGTCTTTGCCGATGCGACGGTGAAAGCAGGCTTGGCGTCGTTCCATCATCGCTCCGGCGGCGAGGAGAAGAAGTACATCCTCGAGGTGCCCGGCTCCGGCGTCGCGATCGTTGATTACGACAATGACGGCTGGCCGGACATCTATCTGCTGAACGGCTCCACGTTCGCTGCCTACAAGGGCAAGGAGGCCGCGCCCAAGGCGGCGCTCTTCCACAACAATCACGACGGGACCTTTACCGACGTCACGGCGAAAGCCGGCGTGGCCAACGAGCGCTGGGGCTTTGGCGTCGCCGTGGGCGATTATGACAATGATGGCTGGCCAGACATCTATGTGACCAACTTCGGTCAGAGCCGCCTCTACCACAACAATCGCAACGGAACGTTCACCGACGTGGCCGACAAGGCCGGCGTGGCGCTGAAGGGCTGGTACACCGGCGCCACCTGGGGCGATTACGACGGCGATGGCCGCCTCGATCTATTCGTCGCCGGGTACGTGCAGTTCGACGTCGACCATCCCCCCGACCCGGGCAGCACCGGGGTGGCCTACAGCTTCTGCCAGTATCGCGGACAGACCGTGATGTGCGGGCCGCGTGGACTGCGGGGTGAGCACGATCATCTCTTCCACAATAATGGCGACGGCACGTTCAGCGACGTGAGCGAGAAGGCGGGCGTCTCCGATCCCAGCGCCTACTACGGATTCGCGGCCGCTTTCGTCGATCTCGATGACGATGGCAAGCCCGATCTGGTCGTCGCCAACGACTCCACGCCGCGTTACGTCTACCACAACCGCGGCGATGGCACGTTCGAAGACATCAGCTATCCCTCCGGGGTGGCCCTGAACGAGAACGGCCGCGAGCAGGCATCGATGGGCCTCACCGTGGGGGATTACGACCATGATGGCCTGCCCGACCTATACGTCACGAACTTCTCCGACGACTACAACACGCTCTACAAGTCGGAGGGCGACGCCAACTTCACCGACGTCAGCTTTCCGCTCGGCATCGCCGAGCCGACTATCCCATTCCTCGGCTGGGGTACCGGCTTCCTCGATTACGACAACGATGGCTGGCTCGACATCCTTACCGCCAACGGACACGTCTACCGCGGTGTCGATCGCTTCGATTGGGGTACCACTTGGGCGCAGCGCCCGCTGCTTTTCCATAACCTGGCAGGGAAACGGTTCGAGGTGGTGCCGCCGGCGACGGGAAGCGGTCTCGCCGTGGTGATCCAGGGCCGTGGCGCTGCGTTCGCGGACCTATTCAACGATGGGCACGTCGACGTGATCATCAATTCGCTCGAATCGCCGCCCACGCTGTTGCGCAATGTGGCGAAGAACGAGAACCATTGGCTCACGCTGCGCTTGGTCGGTGGTCCGAAGAGCCCGCGTGATGCCATCGGCGCAGCCGTTTTTCTGACCGCCGGCGGCATGCGGCAACGCGGTGACGTGATCAGTGGCGGCAGTTATGCTTCCAGCTCCGACCTGCGCGTTCATTTTGGTCTCGCCGCCGCCACGACGGTCGAGAAGCTCGAGATCCGCTGGCCCAGCGGCGTCCGCGAGACGGTGAAGATCGATGCCATCGACCGCGTGTTGACGATCGAAGAGGGAAAAGGCGTGGTTGGCCGGGCAAAGTGA
- a CDS encoding tetratricopeptide repeat protein encodes MTKSSTSSTPFQRNRWPRAALVLVAAAAVAVLLVQARGAESTPAAQPAPPAPKRESPPATQPAPKRELPFKYDYRFGENPFLPGQAQTSDGGFIAAERFPKAQWCAKCHQDVHQQWRESAHANAFRAPFYLKNVQLLIDSKGIEFTRHCESCHNPIALFSGALTKGAKVNRRFDEDGVTCMVCHSIQKIQNTGGIGSYVMGVPAVMVKEDGTPVTGKVDYDDILLHPELHKRAMMRDFYRSPEFCAVCHKAAVPRQLNDYKWLRAFTVYDEWQQSSWSRQSPLPFYKKDAVSTCQTCHMLPGAVADFASPAGKAASHRFLGANTAIPFFYNYPDQMREITKFLQDGILGIDLFALEKNSPEALRVAPLGGQTFTLAGGDEVTLSLVIQNKKIGHAYVPEQRDFYESWVEFQVTDAAGRSVYSSGLLKPDGFLDERAHSYTNRLLSKDGKLLDRHQVWETRTRAYDNTILPGRSNLVRYQFRIPPDAKGPLTVTAKVRYRRFRRGYTDFILGKSVDYPVVDIAARSMTLNLGENLPASAGTPQEQLLRWNNYGISLLDQQQYAAAAEAFSHVLQLQPEYVDGWINLALANFSYEKYQPASKALDRALALAPGTPRALFYVAMIDRVYGRLDAATEKFLAVIQAYPRLRQARQELGFTYYQRKQYTLAREQYEALQQIDPDDLSAHYNLMLIYRRLGLKEKAAQQATYFADRKDDPTANAVAQDYLRAHTEFSIESVPWHVHVASDVTPEPRLGEQKLGGQKTGAQKTAGQKPGGPKKR; translated from the coding sequence ATGACAAAGTCCTCGACGTCTTCGACCCCATTCCAGCGAAACCGTTGGCCGCGCGCGGCGCTCGTGCTGGTGGCTGCAGCGGCGGTGGCCGTCTTGCTGGTCCAGGCACGCGGCGCCGAAAGCACTCCCGCCGCCCAGCCCGCGCCGCCCGCACCAAAGCGGGAAAGCCCTCCCGCCACCCAGCCCGCGCCCAAGCGCGAATTGCCGTTCAAGTATGACTACCGCTTTGGCGAGAACCCCTTCCTTCCCGGCCAGGCACAGACCTCCGATGGGGGCTTCATCGCGGCGGAACGATTTCCGAAGGCGCAATGGTGCGCGAAGTGCCACCAGGACGTTCACCAGCAGTGGCGCGAGTCGGCGCACGCCAATGCATTCCGCGCTCCGTTCTACCTCAAGAATGTGCAACTGCTGATCGACAGCAAAGGCATCGAGTTCACCCGCCATTGCGAGAGTTGCCACAATCCCATCGCACTCTTTTCCGGCGCCCTGACCAAGGGAGCGAAGGTGAATCGCCGCTTCGATGAAGACGGTGTGACGTGCATGGTCTGCCATTCCATCCAGAAGATCCAGAACACCGGCGGCATCGGCAGTTACGTGATGGGAGTGCCCGCGGTGATGGTGAAGGAAGACGGCACACCGGTGACGGGCAAGGTCGATTACGACGACATCCTGTTGCATCCCGAGCTGCACAAGCGCGCCATGATGCGCGATTTCTATCGCTCGCCGGAGTTCTGCGCCGTCTGCCATAAGGCGGCGGTGCCGCGCCAGCTCAATGATTACAAGTGGCTGCGCGCTTTCACCGTCTACGACGAATGGCAGCAGTCGTCGTGGTCGCGGCAGAGCCCTCTGCCCTTCTATAAGAAGGATGCAGTCTCGACCTGCCAGACCTGCCACATGCTGCCCGGTGCAGTCGCGGACTTCGCGTCACCGGCAGGGAAAGCGGCTTCGCACCGCTTTCTAGGCGCCAATACGGCCATCCCGTTCTTCTACAACTACCCCGATCAGATGCGGGAGATAACCAAGTTCCTGCAGGACGGCATCCTCGGCATCGACCTGTTCGCGCTGGAGAAGAACAGTCCCGAAGCGCTGCGCGTAGCGCCGCTCGGTGGTCAAACGTTCACGCTGGCCGGCGGCGACGAGGTAACGCTCTCGCTCGTGATCCAGAACAAGAAGATCGGACACGCTTACGTTCCCGAGCAGCGCGACTTTTACGAGTCGTGGGTCGAATTCCAGGTCACAGACGCAGCCGGACGCAGCGTCTACAGCAGCGGCTTGCTCAAGCCCGATGGCTTCCTCGACGAGCGGGCGCACAGCTACACCAACCGCCTGCTCTCGAAGGACGGCAAGCTGCTCGACCGACACCAGGTCTGGGAGACGCGCACGCGCGCCTACGACAACACCATCCTGCCGGGACGTTCGAACCTGGTGCGCTATCAGTTCCGCATCCCGCCGGATGCCAAAGGCCCGCTGACGGTGACGGCCAAGGTCCGCTACCGGCGCTTCCGTCGCGGCTACACCGACTTTATCCTGGGGAAGAGTGTGGACTATCCGGTGGTCGACATTGCTGCGCGCAGCATGACGCTCAACTTGGGCGAGAACCTCCCCGCCAGCGCCGGCACGCCACAGGAACAACTGCTGCGCTGGAACAACTATGGCATCTCGTTGCTCGACCAGCAGCAATACGCGGCTGCCGCCGAAGCGTTCAGCCACGTGCTCCAGCTCCAGCCCGAATACGTGGACGGGTGGATCAACCTCGCCCTGGCGAACTTCTCTTACGAGAAGTATCAGCCCGCGTCGAAGGCGTTGGACCGCGCGCTGGCGCTCGCGCCCGGCACTCCGCGGGCGCTGTTCTACGTGGCCATGATCGACCGCGTCTATGGCAGGCTCGACGCCGCGACGGAGAAATTCCTCGCCGTGATCCAGGCTTATCCGCGTCTACGGCAAGCCCGCCAGGAGCTCGGCTTCACCTACTATCAGCGCAAGCAGTACACCCTCGCGCGCGAGCAGTACGAGGCGTTGCAGCAGATCGATCCTGACGACCTGAGCGCGCACTACAACCTGATGCTGATCTACCGCCGCCTCGGATTGAAGGAGAAGGCGGCGCAACAAGCCACGTATTTTGCCGACCGCAAGGATGATCCCACCGCGAATGCCGTGGCCCAGGATTACCTGCGGGCACACACGGAGTTCTCCATCGAGAGCGTGCCCTGGCACGTCCACGTTGCGAGCGATGTCACGCCCGAGCCACGCCTTGGCGAGCAGAAGCTTGGCGGGCAGAAGACTGGCGCGCAGAAGACTGCCGGACAGAAGCCTGGCGGGCCGAAGAAACGCTGA